A region of the Muricauda sp. MAR_2010_75 genome:
GTGGCATCCTACATCATGCGTAACTCGAATGACCCAGCCAAGGTCATGCTCTATCAATTGGCCATTTACTCAGGGATTCCACTGACATTTCTGGTCAACGGTTACCTATTGAATATGGTAAATATTAAAAAACTCTTTTCACTCGGGATGCTCTTGAGCGGAGTTTCTATGGTGGTCATGATGTCTTTGCAAGAGATAAGCTATGTTGGATTGACGGGCGCGGGCTTGATCATGGGGATGTCCTTTGGCCTTTATTGGTCCAATAGGGATTATTTGGTATTAACTACTACAGCGGACAGAACCCGTAATTTTTACTATGGGTTGGATACATTTTGCTATACGGTGACAGGTGTCTTGGTACCTATCATGGTAGGATGGTACCTGGTAAACGGGAAATCAATGGAAGTGGAAGGAATCAATTTGAGATATCAAACAGTGACCATTATTGTTTTCATCATTACCATTATAGCCTCAATAATCTTCCATTTGGGAGCCTATGAAAAGCCTAAGAGTGAAAAATTTCTCTACTTCAAATTTCATAGGGTCTGGAAAAAGATGATACAAATGTCATTTCTTAAAGGGTTGGCACAAGGCTTTATAGTGACCGCCCCTGCCATGTTGATGATGACCTTTTTCGGCTCCGAAGGAGCTTTGGGAACAGCGCAGTCCATAGGAGCGTTGGTGGCAGCCTTTATCATGCTTTTACTGGGAAAA
Encoded here:
- a CDS encoding MFS transporter — translated: MEKSIGVGWGDFSKNAKILIITNLVYAFVLPVVDIFVASYIMRNSNDPAKVMLYQLAIYSGIPLTFLVNGYLLNMVNIKKLFSLGMLLSGVSMVVMMSLQEISYVGLTGAGLIMGMSFGLYWSNRDYLVLTTTADRTRNFYYGLDTFCYTVTGVLVPIMVGWYLVNGKSMEVEGINLRYQTVTIIVFIITIIASIIFHLGAYEKPKSEKFLYFKFHRVWKKMIQMSFLKGLAQGFIVTAPAMLMMTFFGSEGALGTAQSIGALVAAFIMLLLGKFSKPKHRLIIFSVGLVCFFLAALFNGVLFSTTGVILFMLFLLIARPVLDIAYFPIQLKLIDVLSKFEGRNEFSYILNHEFGLYVGRFVGAMTFLGLAYLGSVEIALRYALLIIGTLQLLSIIIAKQLLKKQKQLEHEME